In the genome of Entelurus aequoreus isolate RoL-2023_Sb linkage group LG08, RoL_Eaeq_v1.1, whole genome shotgun sequence, one region contains:
- the LOC133656203 gene encoding histone H2B 1/2-like, giving the protein MPDPAKSAPKKGSKKAVTKAAGKGKGKRRKTRKESYAIYVYKVLKQVHPDTGISSKAMSIMNSFVNDIFERIASEASRLALYNKRRTISSREIQTAVRLLLPGELAKHAVSEGTKAVTKYTSSK; this is encoded by the coding sequence ATGCCCGACCCAGCCAAGTCCGCGCCCAAGAAGGGCTCCAAGAAAGCCGTCACCAAGGCTGCCGGAAAAGGCAAAGGGAAGCGCAGGAAGACAAGGAAGGAGAGCTACGCCATCTACGTGTACAAGGTACTGAAGCAGGTCCACCCCGACACCGGCATCTCGTCCAAGGCCATGAGCATCATGAACTCCTTCGTCAACGACATCTTCGAGCGCATCGCCTCCGAGGCGTCTCGGCTGGCTCTCTACAACAAGAGACGCACCATCTCTTCCAGGGAGATCCAGACCGCCGTGCGCCTCCTGCTGCCGGGTGAGCTGGCCAAGCACGCCGTGTCTGAGGGCACCAAGGCCGTCACTAAGTACACCAGCTCCAAGTAA
- the LOC133656206 gene encoding histone H4 — translation MSGRGKGGKGLGKGGAKRHRKVLRDNIQGITKPAIRRLARRGGVKRISGLIYEETRGVLKVFLENVIRDAVTYTEHAKRKTVTAMDVVYALKRQGRTLYGFGG, via the coding sequence ATGTCTGGACGTGGCAAGGGAGGCAAAGGACTGGGGAAAGGAGGCGCCAAGCGTCACCGCAAAGTTCTCCGTGATAACATCCAGGGAATCACCAAACCCGCCATCCGTCGTCTGGCTCGCCGCGGTGGAGTGAAGCGTATCTCCGGCTTGATCTACGAGGAGACCCGCGGCGTCCTGAAGGTGTTCCTGGAGAATGTCATCCGTGATGCCGTCACTTACACCGAGCACGCCAAGAGGAAGACTGTGACCGCCATGGATGTTGTCTACGCCCTGAAGAGGCAGGGACGCACTCTGTACGGTTTCGGAGGTTAA